The following coding sequences lie in one Phaeodactylum tricornutum CCAP 1055/1 chromosome 12, whole genome shotgun sequence genomic window:
- a CDS encoding predicted protein codes for MRPGIILLREGTDTSQGTPQLISNINACQAVADTVRTTLGPSGRDKLIATGRHVTISNDGATIMKLLEIEHPAAKTLVDISMSQDAEVGDGTTSVVLLAAEILAKMKPFVEEGVHPQILQRNIRNAGKMAVEKVQELAVPFQGDELEDMLLKTARTALNSKLIANHKDLFAPMVVEAVQALHQGGSLDDLSSLVAIKQISGGDVRQSFLVNGVAFKKTFSYAGFEQMTKQFTNPGILLLNVELELKSEKENAEVRITDPSQYQSIVDAEWKVIYDKLDACVDSGAQIVLSKLPIGDLATQYFADRGLFCAGRVTDGDLKRVAKATGGSVQTSTHGITKDMLGTCGVFEERQVGDERFNVFTDCPQKLTSTIVLRGGTEQFIAESERSVHDALMVVKRSLQSGSVVAGGGAVEMEVSRCLREHALTIEGKGQLIITAYAKALEVIPRQLCENAGYDSTDILAALRRKHAVDADGKWYGVDVINGHICDTFDLGVWEPSDNKVNSFDAATEAACVILSIDETVMAPKSQDPNAHHTGQMDQGNKPMSNMMGGAMQAAQGGARSGQLGPGVSYMKGRGGG; via the exons ATGCGTCCCGGCATTATCCTTCTGCGGGAAGGAACCGATACATCCCAG GGAACACCACAGCTCATTTCGAACATTAATGCCTGCCAGGCAGTGGCGGATACGGTGCGGACGACGTTGGGCCCTTCGGGGCGGGACAAGCTCATCGCGACGGGTCGTCACGTGACCATCAGCAACGACGGCGCCACGATTATGAAACTCCTCGAGATTGAACATCCCGCCGCCAAGACACTCGTGGACATTTCCATGAGTCAGGACGCCGAAGTCGGCGACGGTACCACCAGCGTCGTCCTCCTCGCCGCCGAAATACTCGCCAAAATGAAACCCTTCGTCGAAGAAGGCGTCCATCCGCAAATCCTCCAACGCAATATACGCAACGCGGGGAAAATGGCCGTGGAGAAAGTACAGGAACTCGCCGTACCGTTTCAGGGAGACGAGCTGGAGGATATGCTGCTCAAAACGGCACGTACCGCTCTCAATTCCAAGCTAATTGCCAACCATAAAGATCTCTTTGCACCAATGGTAGTGGAAGCGGTACAAGCATTGCATCAAGGAGGCTCTCTGGACGATCTATCAAGCTTGGTCGCTATCAAACAAATATCCGGTGGGGATGTCCGGCAATCCTTTCTCGTCAACGGCGTGGCTTTCAAAAAAACCTTTTCCTACGCTGGTTTTGAACAAATGACCAAACAATTCACTAATCCAGGGATTCTATTGCTCAACGTCGAATTGGAACTCAAgtccgaaaaagaaaacgccGAGGTACGCATCACAGACCCATCCCAGTATCAGAGCATCGTCGACGCCGAATGGAAGGTAATCTACGACAAGTTGGACGCCTGTGTAGATTCCGGTGCCCAGATCGTCCTCAGTAAATTGCCCATTGGTGATTTAGCGACGCAATACTTTGCCGATCGGGGACTCTTTTGTGCGGGCCGTGTGACAGATGGAGACCTGAAGCGTGTGGCCAAGGCCACGGGTGGTAGCGTCCAAACCAGCACTCACGGTATCACCAAGGACATGTTGGGGACGTGTGGGGTCTTTGAGGAGCGCCAGGTTGGTGACGAGCGCTTCAACGTCTTTACAGACTGCCCCCAAAAGCTAACGTCCACCATTGTTTTGCGCGGAGGAACCGAACAATTCATTGCCGAGTCCGAACGGAGTGTGCACGACGCCTTGATGGTCGTCAAGCGATCGCTCCAGTCGGGATCGGTCGTAGCCGGTGGCGGTGCCGTCGAAATGGAAGTCTCGCGTTGTCTGCGCGAGCACGCTCTGACCattgaaggaaaaggacAGCTTATCATTACAGCCTACGCCAAGGCGTTGGAAGTCATTCCTCGTCAATTGTGCGAGAATGCGGGGTACGACTCAACCGATATTCTGGCTGCATTGCGAAGAAAACATGCCGTCGACGCGGACGGAAAGTGGTACGGAGTCGATGTCATTAACGGTCATATTTGCGATACTTTTGATTTGGGCGTATGGGAACCGAGCGACAACAAGGTAAATTCGTTCGACGCTGCCACGGAAGCAGCGTGTGTGATTCTGTCCATTGACGAAACTGTCATGGCGCCCAAGTCACAGGACCCCAACGCTCACCATACGGGTCAAATGGACCAGGGTAATAAACCAATGAGTAATATGATGGGAGGCGCCATGCAGGCCGCCCAAGGAGGCGCTCGGTCGGGTCAACTTGGGCCCGGAGTCAGCTACATGAAAGGCCGGGGAGGCGGTTGA
- a CDS encoding predicted protein: MASLDGKGKKKRSPRMAGNGSGRFVRVTCAPAPGAVEVGLLLTFCVVGLYLYGFYEVVGALPNIPSPPNWRSHLGENINLARNEWNDAQRAASPIDTPLDPTIPLARWPVSLRDEPNNVETLLHTGDGTTQMSVPRFWSKPIHQDTLMTRATAMRVGSCIQPDAHGNHARGESCPTAQRTIFVAIASYRDFECRSTVESIFTRAAHPERIRVAVVDQIVHGEDVLCDAPIQPCDTHPEQALCQYKNQLDVYEMAAELSVGPVFARHIGHRMYRGEYYATQSDAHVTYTQNWDADIITQLEATGNELAVLTTYLTDVQGSIDKNGKSLRNTRPIMCNTAYEGGAQGMHLRHGSQPEKRPSIHGMPQLQPWWAAGYSFSRGHFVVNVPYDPYQPMIFQGEEMSIGIRGFTIGYDYYAPERSVCFHHYAVGDNAKIRNKVHHFWENDNKYAGTGKKAMKRLLGIVHMNPEVDPKTWNHAELDMYGVGLVRTPEKFYELFGIDVVQQTTEKHLCRFVDGDTGKMHKLFHDQHLRRDGMGIDYADIDYKFVDPNPNE, translated from the coding sequence ATGGCGAGCTTGGACGGCAAGGGCAAAAAGAAACGCTCACCGCGGATGGCGGGCAACGGCAGCGGCCGCTTCGTCAGGGTGACTTGTGCGCCCGCTCCGGGGGCTGTCGAAGTTGGGCTCCTGCTGACCTTCTGCGTCGTGGGACTGTATCTGTACGGATTCTACGAAGTCGTCGGAGCGTTACCAAATATTCCGTCACCGCCCAATTGGCGCTCTCATTTGGGAGAAAACATCAATCTCGCCCGCAACGAATGGAACGACGCACAGCGCGCCGCGTCTCCGATCGACACTCCGTTGGATCCCACCATTCCACTAGCGCGATGGCCCGTCAGTCTACGCGACGAACCGAACAATGTGGAAACCTTGCTACACACGGGTGACGGTACCACACAAATGTCGGTGCCCCGGTTCTGGTCCAAGCCCATCCATCAGGATACCCTCATGACCCGCGCCACCGCCATGCGCGTCGGTTCCTGTATCCAACCGGACGCTCACGGCAACCACGCCCGTGGTGAATCCTGTCCAACCGCACAGCGTACGATTTTTGTAGCCATTGCGTCCTACCGCGACTTTGAATGCCGGAGTACGGTGGAGTCCATTTTCACCCGCGCCGCACATCCCGAACGCATCCGCGTCGCCGTCGTGGATCAGATCGTGCACGGAGAAGACGTCCTCTGCGATGCTCCCATTCAACCCTGTGATACTCATCCAGAACAAGCACTCTGCCAATACAAGAACCAACTGGACGTTTACGAGATGGCGGCGGAATTATCCGTTGGACCGGTCTTCGCCCGGCACATTGGCCATCGTATGTATCGCGGTGAATACTACGCCACACAATCGGATGCTCACGTTACGTACACACAAAATTGGGACGCCGATATAATCACGCAATTGGAAGCGACCGGTAACGAATTGGCGGTCTTGACGACCTACCTGACGGATGTCCAAGGCTCGATTGACAAGAACGGCAAATCCTTGCGGAATACCCGCCCCATCATGTGCAACACCGCCTACGAAGGCGGCGCCCAAGGGATGCATCTGCGACACGGTTCGCAACCGGAAAAGCGGCCGTCTATTCACGGAATGCCACAACTTCAACCATGGTGGGCCGCGGGCTACTCTTTTTCGCGCGGTCATTTTGTGGTTAATGTTCCCTACGATCCCTACCAACCCATGATCTTTCAAGGAGAGGAAATGTCCATTGGTATTCGTGGCTTTACAATTGGGTACGATTACTACGCACCCGAACGCAGCGTGTGTTTTCACCATTACGCGGTGGGTGACAATGCCAAAATTCGTAACAAGGTCCATCATTTTTGGGAGAACGACAACAAGTACGCTGGGACGGGCAAGAAGGCGATGAAACGTTTATTGGGCATCGTCCACATGAATCCCGAAGTAGATCCCAAGACCTGGAACCATGCAGAGCTCGACATGTATGGGGTGGGCCTGGTCCGGACTCCCGAAAAGTTCTACGAACTGTTTGGAATTGACGTCGTCCAACAGACTACCGAAAAGCACTTGTGCAGATTTGTCGATGGCGATACCGGGAAAATGCACAAGCTTTTTCATGATCAGCATTTACGAAGAGACGGCATGGGTATTGATTATGCCGACATTGATTACAAATTTGTGGATCCCAATCCCAATGAATAG
- a CDS encoding predicted protein — MKSIGQSAESTAAIRRLFAFIESRYGGLPMDSGLMADVITSDKLCERDLVRLVKHEATALHIKGFYHTEAAKKLGSSLAAEASHGKGKNWRVSTSRGLESSDVFTLGEHAPFNIASARGNSSDQDEYFTGVLRELHQRRRSRDDGMQLWPLDLLRLELDEAWPAGAGLARETSGEKRPFSGGLPRVMKGPTRWSKGFIHVDEMGPLDSSKGLFSANIYLQLPSDEVTEAQRVLDIWPMGIRSRWDWYRNALLLTGLSSQDAEAQMRLRKQLGPPASITVEPGDLVLLCVQRPHCAVGFQTGTRVSLQCFLQFNGISERLLVDS; from the coding sequence atgaAAAGTATCGGGCAGTCCGCGGAGTCCACGGCTGCAATAAGACGGCTCTTTGCTTTCATTGAGTCGCGCTATGGAGGGCTACCTATGGACTCCGGCTTGATGGCTGATGTGATCACCAGCGACAAGCTCTGCGAGAGAGATCTTGTTCGGCTCGTGAAACATGAGGCTACCGCTTTGCACATCAAAGGCTTTTATCACACAGAGGCAGCTAAGAAACTAGGATCGTCGCTAGCTGCTGAAGCATCCCACGGTAAAGGGAAGAACTGGAGAGTCAGCACCAGTCGAGGCCTGGAGTCGTCGGATGTGTTTACGCTGGGAGAGCACGCTCCATTCAACATCGCCTCTGCTCGCGGGAATTCTTCGGATCAGGACGAGTATTTTACTGGAGTCTTGCGTGAATTGCATCAGCGGAGGAGGTCCAGGGACGATGGCATGCAGCTATGGCCTCTTGACCTTCTTCGTCTCGAGCTCGACGAGGCCTGGCCTGCTGGTGCTGGATTGGCACGAGAAACATCGGGAGAGAAACGGCCTTTTTCGGGAGGTTTGCCACGAGTGATGAAAGGCCCTACCAGATGGTCTAAAGGATTTATTCATGTGGACGAAATGGGGCCCCTGGATAGCTCAAAGGGACTGTTTAGTGCGAATATATATTTGCAATTACCTAGCGATGAAGTGACTGAAGCCCAGAGAGTGTTGGATATCTGGCCAATGGGTATCCGGTCGCGATGGGATTGGTACCGAAATGCCTTACTGCTTACTGGGCTCTCCTCGCAAGATGCTGAGGCCCAGATGCGGCTTCGTAAGCAGCTCGGTCCTCCTGCGTCGATCACCGTGGAACCGGGCGATCTCGTTTTGCTATGCGTCCAACGTCCACACTGTGCTGTTGGCTTCCAGACAGGCACGCGTGTTTCGCTGCAATGCTTCCTGCAGTTCAACGGTATTTCGGAAAGGTTGCTCGTCGACAGCTAG
- a CDS encoding predicted protein: MMNRSCVLQKRLLFFAVFVCYNSGGSHGRSGISHCSVQAFHIGPYPTQRVSSSIRSQAFDERKERRHALYAENESSDTESSPPSQLEDTDTDMEVDPRKLQMELDSMMEPSPTLFGLEKKPMTEEQLKIPLFTGSIVLLSSMVLTFYGFYVFFTGSDPAHDVPLF, translated from the coding sequence ATGATGAATAGAAGTTGCGTATTGCAAAAGAGacttcttttctttgctgtttttgtgTGTTACAACTCTGGTGGCAGCCACGGCCGATCGGGTATATCACACTGTTCGGTCCAAGCCTTTCACATCGGCCCGTATCCAACTCAAAGGGTATCATCATCGATACGGTCGCAGGCGTTCGACGAGCGCAAAGAGAGAAGGCATGCCTTGTATGCGGAAAATGAAAGCTCGGATACGGAGAGTAGTCCCCCATCGCAACTTGAAGACACGGATACCGACATGGAGGTTGACCCCCGAAAGCTTCAAATGGAGCTCGACTCAATGATGGAACCATCACCGACACTGTttggtttggaaaagaaacccATGACCGAGGAGCAGCTGAAAATTCCTCTTTTCACGGGCAGCATTGTTTTACTTTCCAGCATGGTATTAACGTTTTACGGGTTCTATGTATTCTTCACCGGAAGCGACCCGGCTCACGATGTGCCGCTCTTTTGA